AGTTGTTTTCTACTTATTATAGTGGATACGTATTTTAACTGAAGTTACTTCAGTGAAATGCTGTTTTTGCAATCCCTTACTGAAAGCATTTGTGTTCACAGCAGATTGTTTAACAGATATATATGTTTGTTATGCATATTTTGTCTAAATCAATAAATTCTATATTGTATATCTAGAATCCTTGTGtgagactgtaaattattttgtttattttgttcctAAAAGTTGTCAACTACTCTCcaaatttactgttacaattgcACTCTGCAAATAGAACATCTGAGAAATGCACTGATCTTGTGGAGTGCGCAGGTGTCTCTGTAAGGGGACCACTGATGCATCATAGGAACCCTAAGGGGTTCTACAAGGCAAGAACAGTGACAGACCATCTAAATGTGCACACCTAATTGTGATCTGGTGATCTGCTGGCTCTGGGTAGCATATTGTAGTCAGCCATTATCTAGTCATCTAACATTGCCAAGACCAATAGAACAATAACTAAGGTATTCCTTTATTTAAACAGgcagtaaaacattttgaaatactgATTTAAGGTGAAAGaccaaaatatttcacacaacTAGTTTAACAGTTTTCAGGAGGAACATTTTCCAAAGCTCTGCTTAGGCACAGAATAGGATAACACTCTTGactgtttctttatttaaaattgcattttgaaataGCAAGTTTTGGACTGTTGTACTGTCTCTACAGCGATAGATGGATAGAGAATGAGAGCAAAGCGTCTGTTTCAATGATTTAAAGATTTATTGCATTATCAGTTCCATCCAGTTTGAACAAGAGCTTGCTGGCTGTAAAACCTGATGTGGACCAAACAGTTGAGCAACTTGAGTGTGATCACTGTCTCGGTCATGAACAGATTAATCTAACACAGCTAATTATAATTCAGTCCTTCAATAAGACTTGTCCCAGCAAGTGCGCAACTGGCATCTGTCACATGCAGATCAAATCTAAGACAGCCAATCACAGTTCAGTCCCCCACAAGAACTCCATTGGGAATATCAGGATATCAGGAGCATCCTTGTCATGTCCTGTAACTAGAGTGATATCCTGACACtgcagtgtgactgtgtgttcTGCCACATGAATACAGTGTCTCTACCACAGCTGTGTTTTAACAGAAGATGGGCTCTGTGCAAGGTGTTCTCACTGTAGGAAGAAGCGAGCGGCCGATCGACAGACAGATGTCCTTTCGATCGCAGCAAAATTGGCAgcagttttactttttttcatttttattttttgcctgAAGCAGTTAGCTGATATATCACAATAATGATAACAAAAAGTGAAACAACCAAAGTGGAGCTGAAACCTTCTGCATCCTGTGATGTTAAGTATTTCAGTATAAGATTTTGTAagaactttttttcttccatagaAAATGACATTGTTTGACTTATTACTTGTTTCCTGAAAtagcttgtattttggaatcaTCTGTCCCAAAATGAGCCACAAAGGACACTGGCTGCAGTTCATCATGCAATTAATTCACATTAAAACACTGAGGGCTCAGAGAGGAACAAGAGCCAGgagttctgctgaaaaaacattttcctttgggAGAATGTAAAAAATACTTCAGACTGATGATGTGAAACATATACGGAAAATTTCCTAAGAACGATTTGATTTATTTGAGCAGATGGTGTAAGAAAGTCCTTGGCCATTTCTGTTAGCATTATTAGATAGATacatactttattgatcccgtgagggaaattgcaggctATTATTTAGCCATTACATTGCGCCGGCCTCTTCTTTGGTCTCTACTCCTGCGCTGATCTCCAGCTCATCTTCTGTCCCTTCCTGTGTCTCCTCTTCCCCTTTGTACAGAGGGTACTCACACATATAAGGTCTTCGGGCACGACAGCTAATTTGTGACCAGCGCCCACCGTCTGCAGAGGggaatttgaaagagtttcatcCATGTCAATTCTGTAAATTGTTCATCTAGTCAATTACATGACTGTCAACTGAATTTTGAATCAAAACTTTGAATAAAGCATTCGCTGACTTGCACAAATCACACATCAAATGCCAAGGTTGAACATACAATGGACTGTTAGATTCAATGATAATTTGATACTGATATCAATCAGTCACTACACTGATAACTCATTCAATTGATGCATCAGACAATCTCTGAGTACATCTTTTATTTACTTGTATTGCTTCCAGACGTCCGAggtataaaatatacaaacaaCAGGCACTATTTTCCTAACTCTTGAAAATCGTCCGGGTGTCTGGATCTGGAAACTTGGCACAGAATAAACAAATACTTTGAAACATTTGGATAGGATTTTCAAGTTGCCtttaaaaacatacacacacaggtGTTGCAGAGCTCTTCAGAAGGAAACGCTTATTTGCAAAAAGAAATTCATAACACAGAAAAACATGCAGACAATCACTCACATTTGTAGTTCATTTTTATACATGTCTGTTTCCTGCAGGACTCATTCAGCGCTCCACAGCCCCAGCTGCTGTAATTCCAAGAGCTCCCATCTACCCAATAGAAACGCCTGCTCTggaatgatatacagtaaacccATATTATGGTTTAAACACATTATATACTAACCAAACTGTCTTTGATATCTCTGACTTTTCTCACCAGAATGGCACTTCAGTATCATTGAAGATCTCATTACAGGCAACTCATGTGCTGCCACCCTTTACTTCATCAGTTGTACAGTAGCTACTCTTTTGACATCATAGCACTGTATTAGTTCTCCACTGTGTCAGGCAATTCTCTACATGCCTGTCTGGGAAGTCAAGTCTTGATATTTTCCTATTCTTCTAAAACAATTATCTTTTACTTTGTAGTTCTGACCATGTGTTGTTCACAACTAAGTGCTAATCAGTCCTCTGAATGTACCGAATCATTGTCTTTAGGAATTTATATACTTGAATTAAATCTCTTCTATAtctcttttgtttctgtttttgtaaaaacatgCCTCACGCCTCCACTTCTGAGTTAGAGCCTACCCTCCTCATCAACTTGTGTCGTTTACAAGATTGCACAGAGCACCAGAAGCCTTatggttaatatactgtatatgaggaaGAGCTCTTACTGACCTGTGTCAACCATCAGGACCTATAAGCAATGGTACATAGTGATGTATTTACCTAGTCAATtagaatttatatattttaagattAATTTGCTCTTTCCTATTCCTCTTAAGTTAAATAGAACTGTTTCTAGGGACGTATTAAGAACAAGGCCTACAGTTTCTCACATTTTTTCACTCTATCTAATTAACATCTGATGAAACCTCAGTGTTTCTGTCATGCAACAGTTCAGTATGGGAAATTTTGCGGTGAATCTACTCTCCCTAGCTTCATACAGCTGATCTGAACCGATGATTTAAATAGAGAAGAGTCAAACCTTACCCCTCGGAAACGTTTCCCCCCGATCCAAATACTCTGTCTGCGGCAGTTCCGTTTTGCTACTACAGCTTGAATTATGTGATTCTGACCCCTTGAATGGATTGAGATCAAATGTCCTCTCCTGGCAGCATGGCGACATGCTCTCTGAAAACAGATAAGGAACTAATCACACTAAAATCAGCACAATAAAACATGCAGTTGATATTCTGTCTCTCTGAGAtactttttttagtttataatggaagaaaagcagaaaatgtgCTTCCACATAGATCCCGTGGTAGGCATGTCTGCTTGAatgtgtgtatttgttttcaatgttacacttttttttcattgtttctcaTATCACAGATCCAATATCCTCCCCATGACCTTTAAGTTCAACCAGCACAACGAGTGAATAATATAGTATGTATTTTTACcagcaaaatcaaaacacaacaCCATGGGCTATATATGACAAAACACAAGATAACCTAAGCTTTTCACTACTGTGTTTCATAACTAGATACATCAGCATAAAGCAAATTAACCTTTTTTCACAGGAATATTCATCTTGCATTTCAATTTAGAGaaacacttttttatatttttataacttaTATTCAACAGCAAAATGCAAgcacaaaagcaaaacattcaCTGAAATACATCATGTTTACCCTTCCTTTTAAAAGGTGCTttcattgtgatttttttttattttactaaactTGTtgagtactgtataaatacaaaaatacaaaaaaatgtaaaaaaaggcattttttaaCTGTAAACATTATAAGAAGACTCTCAAAGCCTGGCAgtagtgaaataaaacaataaaatagtaGATGGTTTATTCTTTTCATTATGAATATCACATTTTTGGAAGGCTGAGAAAACCAATTCAAGTCCTGTGTTAATAAAAAggtatgcatttttttatatttattcaaTCACTTTCAAATGTGTATCAAAGGTAGTAGACATTTTAGGGAAGACCTAGATAGAGAAATTTACATCATAAGTGTGCCACAATGTGAAACAAACTTTtgaaaaaagacaataaaatgcatctctgtttttttcttgacaTGTCTTTCTAATGTCTGTAGTGAGAAAGACATAAAATATCAGCATTTTCAcaaaggatgtacagtacaaagggTTCTCTTTAATTCAAAAACCCTAATCAGGCCTGTACTGTGGATATTTTCCAAGATAATTGATGGTTTTAAAGATTACATCCATTCCAGGAGGACATTGACTTCGACTTCCATTTAGGGCACGGGATGGATTTAAAGATGGTTGAGCATAAATCAGTTTTCATAGACCATTCTTGAATAAACTGCACAACCTCCTGgttataatattaaaatatatgcaaATGTACTGATGtagtagatatactgtatgaaacctCTGACGCCAATTTGATGGGCAGTATTAAATAAGTGTGTCCTAGACTTCACAGATCTTTTTAACTGAACCACGATGGAGGAACAAGAGATCCATTTAAAAAATTGCTTAAAAGACTGCGCACACCAAACAAGGCTCAGTTGTGCTACATTTGCTATGCAATATAATTTGAGTCCTGAGCAAGAGATGTGGTCTGTCCTGCAACTGAGAAAACGaaaaactacaaaataaaaaaaatacaaatgagtaTAAACCTAAAAGCTGTTCCAATTAGTCAGGGAGAACAAATCACACCACAGCACTAGGACTGGGACAAATATATATTGAAGAAAATACAACCAGGGAAAATAAACTCCTGAACTAACACATGGAAAGAGTGGTTTAAAAGAAGAGATGTACCATCACACACTGCTATTGTACAaggaaagagagaagaaaatgaGAGAGAGACATTGGTGAAGGAAAGGAATCACTAAGAGTTTCTAAAGTACTAATTTGTTGTTCTTAGGGGATATCAAGAGCAAAGACTAGAACGActagaagaaaaagaaattaggACTCGGGATAGCAAAACCAAatgttggttttgttttcttatttttaaatagcttAGACTGTGTAAATGTTGAGGCAGTAACAATTACAGTGTGTCTCTAGTTAATTAATGTAGTCCTCACAAATAATACGCACGGCATCTTTACCTCAGCTCTATAAAATGTTTGGGGAACATTGTAAAACCTGATACACCTGTGGCCCATTCTTTTCCAGCCCCAGGAACAGCGTCGTGGACATTCCTCTTCAGTACAGTTTGACAGCTCTGTGATGGAGAAGTTAAAGGATAGTGTTAATAAAGACATTTTGACTGAAcactacattaacactgcactgagagaaagaAGTTATTACAGACAAACTGAACACTATAGaacattaacactgtactgagagagaggggttaatagtgtagttcaagtaggtagctgcagcagcatgcataggctgcaaaggaacaagtaaatggtttattctatgctgaaaagagaagaaagaaaacacaatgttttggctgtggagccttcttcaggtgtgagaaagacagggaaaTCAGCAGAGATTAATAGTGTTAAAGGTGTTAGGGTCAATGGGTTAGTGTAAGGGTTAATAAGGTTACAGCTATTGGAAGTGGCTATTGAGGTGTTTCAATATATCAGATTCTATATATTatattagattatgttaataactATAACTGCTCCTTTGTTGCAATTTTAAGGGTTCTTTAATTGAAAGCTTGAGATAATATCAGTAGGACCCCACTTTGTCTCTACTGAGTTGAAAAGCTTGTGGTCTTGCAAACATTTTTGCTCTGTCACTGAACATTGTTCGCTAATCACCAAATTTCTGAGCAACAAACACTTGTGGATTAATTAATTCATCTTCTCTCAGGATCAGAATTTGAAATCTGTACCTGTATGTATGGCATAAATAAAAGTGACTTGCTGGGGATACTTTTTTTGGGTCCACTTGTGGAGCTTCCATGCAacgttttgcattttattatgcAGGGACCACTGGCtataaaacatgtttcggcGGAGTGAGGGTCCTAGTATTGCCAATCCGCTTGATAAAACTATAATTAAGGTGAATCCAGCTGGAAAAACACTTCAAACAATCTATAGTGACAGAAATATATCAGGTAGAAACAGAAATCTGTTACATTTCCTTAATTTAATAAGCTCTGCACTTGATAAAGTCTTGTGATGAAAGTGATTATTGGTGACAATACTTCTATtacaggaggagaggaggaagatGATAAGGCTATTGGAAATATCAACTGAGGTGTCTCAAGAACCTAGGGTCAATGATCAAACATTTAGCTAGTGTCAGAAGTTGCCGTTCTCATGAGCTTCAAAGAAAGGAAGGAACTGAGGTGTTTATTGATGTGCATGGGGTCTGAGAGACAATGATCCAAGgaattgtctggtttaaaaGGATTCTTATTCTTGGTGACTTTAATATCCATATTGATTCACAGTCTTCCTATTCAGATAAGGATTTTCCACCTTTGTTGGAAGGCTTTGATCTTACCCAGTTTGTAAATCTAAATCAGACTGTCTCCACACCCCCTCCCTAGTTttactggttcccttctctctaCTCAGTAAACTAGTTTCATGTATGAAATCCACCACGTGACTATAAGATTCCATTCCCACTGCTTTATTTCAAtcctgtttcacctctctctgccCCATTGTCCTCAACTTAGTAAATGGGTCCTTGAGCATTGGTGAGGTACCATTGGCCTGaaaaactgctgctgttaccccatgtaaaaaaacacaaatatggcTCTGGACAACCTCAacaatttttttcccatttccaaCCTTTCTTGCAAAAGATTTTAGAGTGTGCTGTtacaattaaataaacattGCAAATAGCCTCTTTAAAtccctccaatcagggctcccACAACTACACAGCACAGAACGTTGATCTTCTCATGGCTTCTGattcttgttcttttttatcCTCATTCTTCTCGGTGGTGCTTTAGATACTGCTAACCATGACATTTTACATTCTCATTTTGGATTGTGTTTGGAGTTCCTGACATTGCTCTTAAATGGTCTTCCTTTACTAATAGCTGACACATTGTCTGCCTTGGTGGTTTTAGTTCTGAAATTGGACTCATGAAGTCTGGTTTTCCTGAGGGCTTAATACTGGGAGCGCTactttccacttggtcagctgtTAAGATCACATggtttaaatgatcatttctatGTTAATGATACTCAAATCAACATCCATACTACACCTGACACACATGTGGCAGTCTATGCtctctctaattgcatctctgatatAAAAacctggatgactcaaaatttcctttatttaaactgcaacaagactgaagtcatgcttccCGACATTACCCATCAACTATGTAAAACCAACGCAGTAAATCTATCTGTGGATGGTTAATCTAAATTGAAGAACgttggggtgatatttgatccaGGATTGATGTTTGACTCACATGTGCAACATATTGTCTAAATATCATTCTTCCACCTCACAAATACTGCCAAACTTTGTCCTATGTTGTCACTAACTGTTGCTGAAAAACTCATCATCACTTTCATTTTGTCTCGTATAGATTACGTTAACTGTGctcactggggtatctaaatccacattgaacaaatgACAATATGTccagaattcagcagccagaatcctgaccaggtctattgcaagtgatcacatcactcctgtccttgagtccttgcactggcgtCCTGTAGGGTTTCAACTCCTCTATTCACTATTTGTGCCTTGTTTGTAAAGTGagttttttgtatgttttatgttttgttgttttgtgtgttaCTACTGTAGCAACACACTTGTCCCTTTAAGCTGTGCTAAAGAACAATGAACTCAAGcacctctaattataccaactgtTGGTATATTCTTGGTATTATCTATACAATTTGTAAGTGAtgataatgtattttaattgctGATTATCCCGTCTGGCCTATTTCTGTAAGTATTTTTTGTAACACCATATTTGCaacaatacagacacacttaCTGCACACTACAGTACTTCAACACTTAGAGTAGGAAGGAGAGCTCAGATCAGGGTCCTAAACATACTGACTGACATTCAGAATCTTACAACAGTTTAGCATGTGATAAATAATTCCCAGCTTAAGGGTTTATAAAACCTAAATGAATCACAGTATCAAACACAGTAATGGACTGGGACTGTCTGCCCTACCTTTGGCAGCACACATGCCTACAGCCCCCAGGGCGAGCAGCAGAAAAATTGTCTTCATTCCTGAGAATCAGTTCTGGAAGAGAAGAGTGATCACACATCTGAAAGGGTATGATGAAAAAACACCAAGTCTGACATCAACTAAAGTCTGTATTAAATAGATCTATATTTGCATTTTGGAAGAGCAAAGGACTATTAACAACCAAATTTTAATAATACTAATTCTCATGGTTTGCTGGATTATACTAAGTTTAATCATGtaaggaaaatatatttctcaCTGTTCATCTCGGTACTGCAGCACTGCATTGTACCATCCTAAGTAAGGAGAGTGCTTGAAATTGAGAACACTTGAATGTTTATTTAAGAAGGCTGAGGAACGAAACAGTTTCAGCAGCTTCAAACATCACTAAACgcctccacatacagtatacagtaagtgtttttttcatactgcttgtTTTGTTGtcatatgaaaagttatttttatacatCTTTAACATAGTTTCATTACTGCTATACTCTTGGATTAATCTGcaaaaaatagatattttggCTGCATTTTCTGCAACTTAATAAAGAAATGATATAATTGTTATAAAtcaaaatagaaattaaaatt
This portion of the Lepisosteus oculatus isolate fLepOcu1 chromosome 15, fLepOcu1.hap2, whole genome shotgun sequence genome encodes:
- the LOC107079416 gene encoding galactose-specific lectin nattectin-like, which codes for MKTIFLLLALGAVGMCAAKELSNCTEEECPRRCSWGWKRMGHRCIRFYNVPQTFYRAERACRHAARRGHLISIHSRGQNHIIQAVVAKRNCRRQSIWIGGKRFRGSRRFYWVDGSSWNYSSWGCGALNESCRKQTCIKMNYKYGGRWSQISCRARRPYMCEYPLYKGEEETQEGTEDELEISAGVETKEEAGAM